TGCTGTCTTGTGAAATGGAGAGTTAAATATTCTGTATTTCTCTGTATACTTGCTCCGATAGATTAAGTTGTTGCaggagcttttctttttttcaaaaataagatATAATTTATCTGTGTCCTCTTTCCCTTCGGTCTCTATCTCTGCAGGGCGTGGGCCGTGGGCTCCCTGACGCTGCTCTTCCTGCAGAGTGTCACCTGGTCCTCAGGCCTGATGTTCCtgtctgctccctctctcctcctggcttatctcttctcctccctcaacACCGCCCAGGGCCTCCTCATCACCATACTGCACTGCAGCCTCGCCAGGAAGgtcaggctctgtgtgtgtgtgtgtgtgtgtgtgttctgctccTGTCTGTCATCATGTACGTTTTAACACATACATTTCATGTTTGAATATTCCGACTAGGGCCAGAAGGACTATGGCCGATGCCTGCGTCTCTCGCAGTGCTGTGCAACCTCCTCTTCCAGCTCTCCGGACTCGATGAAGGGTTCTGCCCTCCGGTCCAACAGCCGCTACACGAGCAGCCAGAGTCGGAGAGCCACTGCAAACAGACAGGTACTCTACAAAACAATgcgcctctctctctttctctctgtctttctctctgtgtgtctgagtcAGTTTTGACCTCTTGTGACCTTTTCCGCTCCCAGAGTCGCATCAGGAGGATGTGGAACGACACCGTTCGCCGGCAGACCGAATCATCTTTCATCGCTGCAGATGTGAACAACACTCCTACTCTCAACCGAGGTGACGATCATGctcatttgtcttttaaatctCAGCCCTGTGGGTGAGGGATGTTTGGCATTTATTTTCTcccgctcctctcctccaccctcagCTGCTTTGGGAAACCACTTCCTCACTAATCCAGTGCTGCAGACTCATGCTGGAGCCTCCCCCTATGACACGATGCTGGCCCAGGGATACAATCAACCGTTCACCTCCACAGGTGCCTCTCAGTACAGTTTACTGGGATTCTTTCGCTGCTcttctctatttattttttctatacAGATtactctctcctctgctttctgttgctttatttgcctgtccttttacttttaaaaacacagtaagCTTGTGCAAGACCCCATTTGGActtggtattaacatccatcctgagagatccgatcacaagtggacatcACTGTTcacaattaaaatgtgtctccgGTGACAACTTGTGATTAGATCTCATGTCCCTGCTCTATATACACAAATAATCACACATGTTATTTGTGTTCACGAAGACCAAATCGGTCTTTTTtatggatgtgtttgtgtatgtgaatgagagagagacagggacagagagagaggaagagagaaagcaaGTGAGTGGAGACAGAAAGGGGGCTGAAAGGATGAATGTGCAGCGTGGTCTACTATAAAGAAGATTTTACttatatttatttctcatttgaAAAAGAGAACCAGTCATCATGTGTTGGTCAGTGTGGACACTGAGGTGATGGCTATAAACAAAAACGACATATGGTCACTGAGAAGCGTAAAAATCAGGTGAGTAGTTGGTCCTTCACATGTGGTCCAGGACTCATTTGCATTCACATAGTGAAAACAATGTGGTGGCATGTGTCACAGACCAACTCCGGatgttgttttactgtttgaTCTCTGATCTCAGGACTCTTCTTGGTGCATTCACACATGTAGCACTGaacacttgtgatcggatcactcaggatggataTTAATAAAAGGGCTAAACAGGGTCTAAGACTTTTGCACTTTAATTTCTGTACATTGGGAATGTTTGCAATTTAAAGCgcaaatgttttgttgtgtctgtcTTTTCTGATTTTCGTTTttcaaactgtttgttttttacatgtttttgatgctctccctctctgtctctctgtcttaaCGTGGAGCAGTAGGAACCTTCAGAAACAAGCAGAGTACGAGCTCCTTTATTGTGCTCACTTAAAATCATTGAGCGCCACTTCCTTGTGCACTGTTGTTCTATTCATAGATCTGTGCAACACTTGCACACAGTAACGACTCATAGACCATGAAAGCATAATATGCATCTCCTCCATGTGCCTgcacactgaacattttcatCAAATAATATTGTTAATACCTGAATCTTCTTGGTAATTCTGCACCCTCACTAGAGACAGGAAAACTAAACTCTGCACTCTCATGCATTCATTCATGTGCATCGCTTCATGTAATTCTTTAATTGCATCTCTGTCCTGCTGTAACTGTAGTCCTCCTGTTTCTCCTAACAGAGGGTGGCGTGTCCCAAAGCCAGGAGTCCTGTGGGTTGGACAGTGTGTGCCTCAACGGAGGCTACACCCCCAACACCTTCACCCTGCATGGTCTGGGGACGACACCTGGGTCCCGAGCCGGAGTGGTGGGTAGCACTGACCtcctgagagagggaggagtcGGTATCGGAGGGGAGGACATCTCACCAGCCCTACTCACCCCGCACGGAGCCACAGATCTGGGCAGTGCTGGAATGCGCCGGAACCTGTCTGACGCTGCAGCGCTGGAGAAGATGATCATCTCAGAGCTGGTGCAGAGCAACCTAAGGCCCTCTGTCCCCATGCCGGTTCCTCCCGAGCGCTACGGCAGCCTGGCGAGGCCTCATCACCACGATAGGGCGGCCCTGATGCACACTGCCACACTGACTCGACACCCACAGCCAGCCCAGGACGGCTGGGCTGCCACCatgcagccaaacacacaccacaatgCACAAGATGGCTGGTCACATACAAGGCACCACACACAAGACGTCGAGACACATGCCACAACACGCGGGCAAGATCATGCTACAACGCCACGCTTACAAGATGGCTGGTCGCATGCATATACTTCTGGAGATACTGAGTCCCGTGAGCTTCTTAAAGACGGGGACAGGTCGCAGCTGCAAGGCACTCTGGGACGCCGCGGGCTACAGGACAGGCAGCAAGCACGTCCCCCTGATGTTCAGGCTCGGCCTTACTCAACACTCAGCCGCACCCCTGGTACTCTGTCCCGCCACCGCGGCACGGTGGAGTCGAGTGTAGGGacggaaagagaaagagaaagggagagagactgGGATCGATACAGGGACAGGCCCcttccgcctcctcctccccctcccccacaggAGTCTGAGCCCCTCTACAAGGCTCTGGAAGAGCCGCTGCTGTCGAAACAGAGGGAGGCAGGTGTGGAGGCGTGGAGAGGTGGCCAGaacagagaaaaggaggagacaTTTCACTTAAAAAGGGACGGATTGATTGAGGAATGGAGGGGAGGAGCCGAGCGAGGGAGGGATGATTCTTTTACCTCTCAgaaaagagacggagagattGATGAATGGAGAGGTGGAatggaaagagggagggatgaaCCTCATCTGTTGGAGAAGCGAGATGGAAGATTGGAGGTGTGGCGAGGAGGAGCGGAGGCGGAGAAGGAAGAGACTTTCATAACCCAGAAGAAAGATTTCGGGATTGAGGTATGGAGAGgtgggatggagagagagaaggaagaaaccttgtttttaaaagacagagatggatggagggcaGGGGTTGAACGAGAGAATGAGAAACAGAAGGATAGAGCACTGGACGtgtggagaggagggatggatgtAGACAGGGAGGAATCTTTCCTGTTTGAGAGCAAAGATGGAGGTTTAGatgggagaaaaagagggaaagataGAGGGTCTCTTCGGTATCATGGCGAGAGGGAGGATTCAGAGAGCTTTGCTCTGCCTTTGACCCCTGATCTTGACCTTGATCCTGACTCCTCACCAATCTACGCCAGAGATTCAAACCCCTCCCCACTCTACCCGGGGGAACGAAGCTCGCCGCCACTCAGCATCTTCCCCCGAAGCTCTCCCCCGACAAATATTTTCGCTCCACGAGACACCAACTCACCTCCCAACAACCTCTACTCTCGACACTCCCCCCAGGTGTACAGCCGAAGCAGCTCCCCTCCTCGCTTCTACACCCGCACCTCCCCTCCGACACTTTCATACCCCGACAGCAGCCCTGAAGGTCCGGAGGAGGTCAGCCCTGCCGGCCAGCGGCCCGCCCTGGAATTGCCCTACAGCCTGGGGCGACCCCCGCTGGGGCCACGGCCCAATCACCTGCAGACCTTCTACCAGCCGCCGCCGCTGGCAACCAATGGAGACGCAGCTTACACTGCAGAGCCCACCTCTGAGGGAGACGATGGACAGATGCAGCGGGTGACCAGCCTGTGACTAGGGCGGTGGTGATCGGGGCATAGAAACCAAGGAGGAGAAGGACGATGGcgataataacaacaacaaatgatgattatgatgatcaAACTGATGGAAATGATGATGCgtatgatgatgaagaagatgccAAGGAGGGATGAAGAAGGTACCGAAGATGAAAATGACAGCAATGGCTCCTCCCTGCTTCTATCTCCTGATCACCACGAGATTCCCCCCTCTCCATGTTTTGTTACTTTTCTATGACTGTGATCCATTTctaactcttcctcctcctcttcctctcccgctCCTCTCCTTCCTGAAACCCTGCTGTGTCTTCCCGTCTCATCAGTGCTTATCCTTATTGGCCCATAGTCTACGTTTCTATGGATTCATCGGCTGGGTGTCGCCCCCTCCCTGTAGCAAGCAAACAGTGTGTCAAAGAAGCACTAATGTGTTGCCAAAAAATCCTTTCAAAGAACATGTGCATGACTTTATAGTGGCTTTACGAGGCTACATACCATAGGAGGGAAGTGCTGAATGCAtatgtgcgagtgtgtgtgtgtgtcttgcttGATGAGCATGCGTGTGTGAAAgggcacgtgtgtgtgtatgagcgtgtgtgtgcgtgtgtgtatatatacatcaTTCTTGTATAATTAATGTATCACAGTGAAGCATTTTATCAATATCAACTGGGGGGCTTCTTACACACAAACCCCTGCTACTGAGTTTGAACTCTTGACCAATCCCATTTCACAATAAGACCAAAACCTCCGCCCCCCTcaaacacctcctcctccaacctCCACCTGCCAGGTGATGGAACTCGTTGCCGTGGAGTTTGTCATAGCAACAGAACTCTTGACTACGGAGCCAGAGATCATATAAAAACCTCAGAACTTTTCTGCAACCCCCTGAGATCCTTGTACATATCGACCTCAAGTGTTCTGATTGTCTTGTATTGCTATTGAAGTTCAAGTaaacatgtgaaataaatgttttggtcTTTGTGTGGATgtacagagagatggagggttTCAGAAAAAGGAGAATGACAGTAGAAACGATGGAGAACATGAAATTTACATACTTCCTTTAAATCTCTTGGCATACTTGAGgaacttttactttaaatacatACTGTGTATGCACACTATCTCTGACAGGGGATATTTGActgatatttaactttttaaatactttgaggttaaaagtataaaatatataaaaatagcCTATACTTTTGCACAACTTAAGTTTGCAGGACAAAAGTATTActacttttacttcagttaaGGACCTGTGTATTTGTGCTACAtctgttgatgaaaaaaacatataaactgtatatactTTTTTTACATGGTGCTGTTTAAATAGCTTTATTGGCCTTAGTGTTGTCTTcggaaaagaagaaaattacagttaaaaaacaagTCAGAGGAGTATACATATACATGAGTGAAAATAGTAAAGTAAGGTTTAGCTATGGTAAACTATTGTTGCTAAATAATTAGATGTTGGACTCCTTTGTTGTGGACTCATCACATAAATTATACTCATTATTCAAATTACCAGTggcaaatattttatttccctaaaggtgttcttgagatatcgtgttcacaagaacaggacgtcaccatgaccttgaccttatACCTTTGACCACAAGAATTGAATCAATTCATCAAAATAAGCGTTTGTACTAAATTTGATATTCCCTTCCTGAGACCTTCCTGCGTTCAGACCAAAAAcctcacagtgaccttgacctttgaccagcaAAGTCCATTAGACCATCTAATTCTAATGAGTATCCAGtccaaatgaaatgaagaaattTCCTCAAGATGCTCATGAGTGATTGTGTTCACGGGAATGGGACctacagatggatggacaacctgaaaacataatataataatacaaatcagTCAGATGATGTGTAATTGTGAGCATAGCCTCTTCCAGCTCATAGTTTTGGTTTAACTGCAAGACGTAGAGTGATGGTCTTTTAAAAGAATATGCATTAAGATGTTAATTCTTTACTCTCAAAATGATTATGTAATTGTATTTGAGTAAAAGACACAAAGTGAACTAAAATAGTCccatttttttaagaaaattgcCTTTTTCTTTATTGATCAGTGTGCTCTTGAAATAGTGAGTAGCCAAGAAAAATGCTGTACATATTAATATAAATCCAACCAAAAACTAGTCGCAAATGCATTCTTCTTCTATATTCAATATCTATCACATTCTCATAGTTATTCTTTTATCAGTAAACTACAAAATATGACATCGAAGTGGTACAATACACGAGGAAAGAAAATTGCTTTCTTGCTGTTTGTGCTTCCTTCAACAACCCAACCATATTCAATGGCAttatgtagaaaataaaagaaatcagatACACATTTGTATAAAATACATTCTACATagcaaatcattttaaagtggTAATTAGTAATACTAACATGGAAAAAAGTGCTTTTACAGTATCATTCGATTTGTACAAaatctgtatatatttacagGTGACGTTTCGAGTGGTAGTGGtcgctgtgtgtgttcagtctcATCTCACAGGTAAGTATCACATGTTAAGGTCATTCACAAGGACAAAAGGTCAAGTGCTCATGCTGATTATGCAACACTCTGGCGGAGCAGGCGCTGGAGTTTTCAGCTCGTTCCCTCTTCCTTTCTCACAGCTCATATGTCctttcactgtttctctctctgtctgagcaCTGAGGTATGTGGTTGGACTTCACAGGAAATGGTCTCACATTCTTCACATCTCTTGTTTATCCGAGGCAGACTGTAGGCAGCAGGTGGATGTTGGTACCGGCAGTCGGGGGGTGGTGGGGGCCAGGTTTAGCAGACAGTGTGGTGGGGTGACAGGGGGGTGTCCAGGGTCTCAGTTGGAGAGAGGGCTGAACTGGAGCTtttaaacatggaggagatgtgGAAGGCCTGAGAATACACCGAGAGAAACGGGTTACTGcaagtcaaaatgtcttttttgaGCTGTCAACTAGATTATATATCTGCTCTTTGACGAAATACATACATGCTGGTTTTAGTATCAGATTTATTACCAAAATAGAAGAAAACAATCTAcatgggttgaacatggctcataacaCAACTTAGTTTCAAATCATCTAGGACCTTGTAGGACCGATGCTAACATACGATGTCTCTACATCATGAGCTTTTCAAATCAATGCTGAAACTCAAACGGCTTGGGACGACTCATCAGGAAACGTCAGGTGAGAATCCTTCTACTTCATACGACATTTCTgttgaaaagtgtgtgtgatgctACTGGATTCATAACTAACTTAGCTCTAGCAAACTTATGggttatatatgtgtgtgtgttttagtgtggGGTTGGGGAGGGGGTGTAAGTAAGTGTCAGCCCCACTTCCCATCACTGCATTCTCAAggcatgtttttcatttccaggGAGAGACACTTCATCCAAACCTTAGGGGTAAAGTTACACATTAACAGACTTGCACTGATGAACAAAAACCAGCAGACGAGGTATACTGACCACCCAGTAAGCAGTGAGGGCTCCCTGTATGTAGCCTGTCAGCACGTCGGACGGGTGGTGCTGGTAGTCTGAGATGCGGGTCAAGCCTGTGTAGACCGCCAGCAAAACCAGGAAGAACTGCAGCGCCGGCCTGAGCAGCCGAGCCCCACGCCACGTCAGCCTTGCCTGCAGGTAAAACTgcatcacaaaaacaaaacagtgctAATTAATGCAACAGTGCAGTCATCATCACAGCCTTTATTCCAACCTTACCCTGTCTTTACAAGAGTATCTCACCATTTATTAGTGCATGTTCCctgatctcctgctgttttaatTTGCTGTTAAAGCTCTTTACTGTTAATTCAGACTCAAACTCCACATTTACTTGAAGTTCAGTCACCACAGAGCTGCTATGAGTCACgtttttttaacacaaataCTATCTTCCCTCACTTATTAAATCTAAGTGTTGAAATAATGGCTTTTATTCTAGGTATGACGGTGGGTTGAATGTATTTAACTAGAAAAGCACTCAGAGAAGGTATTCCTCTGCTAAGACTTATTGGCAACCATATCACCATAATGCATATTGAGATCAGATCTAATCTGGTtcataaacaaacagataaacgtacaacaaagaaaaggataggagtgaaaacataaccacatCGGCAGGGgtaaaaataaggaaaaatgGTTTGGGGAGTAAGAAACTGATGTGGATCTCAACCTAATCAAATAAGAGAATCATAGTGGAAtcgggtggctgtggctcaggaggtagagcgggtcgtccactaaccagaaggacAGTGGCTTGCTCCTctttgcatgaatgtgtgtgaatgggtaaatggcAAAAACTATACTGtcaagcactttgagtggtcatcaagactagaaaagctacTGTGGCTGAGGGGCTAGTgcagttgtcctccaaccagaagccCTTACCGAAGTGTTCTTGGCAAGATGCAGAATCCCAAAAAAcggcccctcatagatgttgaatgcccTAATTGTAATTGTAAGtcagcatcagctaaatgaaatgtaaataaagaccACTCCCCACAAGCAAAGTCTGCCACCAGCACAATAGACACTGCCATTCGCCATAatatcaaaacaacaaatgaagtaATATGTTTTGGAAGAATGGTATTTTTCCCTCCAGCAGCTTCTGATGTCTCCAGTTTTGATGACAATGGAGATTAACAACTCTGTTGTCGCTTACAGTAAGTCCTTCCTTTACTAATCATAGTACAGCACTACAGAAACATGAGGAAGTATTAGAGTTAAGGAAAGTAATCACAGATCAGCAAGCAGagattgcaaacacacacacacacacacacacacacacacacacagatatgcacacattcacatactgTATGCAGGCACTTGCAagcatgaacacaaagtttcaaatacacatataaatgcaggagcttacacacacacacacacacacacacactcgaacaCAATAGAGGAGAGCAGTGAGGCGGTGAGGCGAGGTCACACTCCTCCCACAGCAGAACAAAGCTGTCCCTGTTTGTCCCATTCCTCCATTCagttcctctcttcctccctctgctctttcaTGCTCCCTCGTTCTGCTGCTAACTGGACTGATGATGGGTCCCCGTTTCATTCACTCCCGCTTTGTATTTCATACAGGGATGGTAATTGGAAATTGGAGAGACAGTAAATTGGGTTTGccggtgtttgtgtgtgtgtgtgtgtgtgtgtgtgtgtgtgtgaaagacagaGTAGTAGACAGATAGAGATACTCACTGCTAAATAGAGCATCGTGTACATGGCAAAGGAAGCATGGCCAGAGAAGAAGGACTTCCTACAAACGTGGAGAAATATTTATGACATTATAAGTTCAATTTATACCTACttcttatattattatattattaattataccacaatttacactcacacacacatacatacatacatacatacctcgcctcttcctcttcctctggctGTCGGCAGGTCACTGTTGCAATATAACTTCCTGGCGTGCAGTTGAGTGATGCATAAGTGAccccacacacagagaggaagtgtGGTCGTAGCCGGCCCACACTCAGCTTGGCCATGTTGGTCAGTGATTGGCCGATGCAGCAGCCAAACAGGAAGCAGCCCAGCTCCTTGTACAGACAGGACACGTACAGGTTCCTGACAAAGGACTTGGAGCTGACGCCTCGGAAGCGTACCCTGTAACACTCCCCGAGGACGATCTGGTGTGAACACACAACCGCCATATTACAGTCTCCCTATCCTCCTCACAAGCTGGGACATGGTATACATACAGTTTGAGTAACAAGGTGACTGCTATGATGTGCACTCACTGTAAGGCCGGTGATGACGATGCCACCGGTGATGAGTAATTCATCTGGTATGGCCTCTCGGTGCAGATGAGGATAGGTGATGCTGGGGTCCCCACACATAAAGCCCCTTCTGTAAGGACTCACTGCCTTCAGCTCACATGCGAAGAAAGGGATGGTGGCtgcaaaggaggaggaggagaagggaaatgaaaagaattTGATGGAGTGGGATATGGTTCGGTATTAGAAGAATCCCTGGGTGGGTACAGATATTCCTCTTTGTGGTGAGATAGGTGAGGTACtggagaggatgagagggaggagaaaagtgGAGTAAAACTAGAGGTTGAGAAAGGGAAGGATTGTAAAGCTGTTGCCCTGCAGGgtacagcattttttttttttacatttttgcatctgtagTGTGTTAGAAACCTGTGTTATCACATTAGCTCATTCAAACAT
This is a stretch of genomic DNA from Paralichthys olivaceus isolate ysfri-2021 chromosome 8, ASM2471397v2, whole genome shotgun sequence. It encodes these proteins:
- the LOC109627434 gene encoding phospholipid phosphatase 3-like: MGMENGTGKKLIEITGPALSKRKLLVGLDLLCLFLATIPFFACELKAVSPYRRGFMCGDPSITYPHLHREAIPDELLITGGIVITGLTIVLGECYRVRFRGVSSKSFVRNLYVSCLYKELGCFLFGCCIGQSLTNMAKLSVGRLRPHFLSVCGVTYASLNCTPGSYIATVTCRQPEEEEEARKSFFSGHASFAMYTMLYLAFYLQARLTWRGARLLRPALQFFLVLLAVYTGLTRISDYQHHPSDVLTGYIQGALTAYWVAFHISSMFKSSSSALSPTETLDTPLSPHHTVC